Part of the Sphaerochaeta associata genome is shown below.
TGCTTGAATCCCACCCAGGGACTGCCGGTAATGCCGCGTGCTGCGATGTAATTCTTGAAGGCGATCTGCACGCCATACATGGGCAGATAGTGAAATATGAGGTAATAGGTGATGGGCAACAGGCACAATACCAAGAGCTGCCAGTCGCGGATCCACATCCTCTTAAGCGGTTTCATACGTTGATTCTTTACTGTCATTCCTAACTTCCCCTCATCGATTGGATGGCAGGTTCAGTATAGGGATGTACTTTTTTATCACGCAATGTCCGGTTTTTTTTCGAATGTGCAGTTCTTATACCAGGCACTATGCAATTTTTTTTGGAGTATGCAATATTTTGGAGAAGCAGATGAAAAAGATGATAAGTATATGCAAATAAGAGAAATGATGCTTGATAACCCGGCAATGCATCACTTCGTTGTAGTTTCAGTGAGTGATGCTATACTGGTACGAAAGAGGTACATCAGTGAAGCTCCAGTTCAGGCATAAACGTTGGTTTTATAAACACCTGTTCTCCTACATCCTCCTGCTTGTGGTTCCCTTGGTCATCATCAATGGATGTTTTGGGAAACAAATCAACGAAACGTACCAGCAGGAGGTGGTCTCCCGACTCAGGTCGGACATCCATGCGCTCAGGGATACGGTAGACGACGAACTCGAGCTCCTGCTCAGTACCGTACACCAATTTCAATTGTTGCAGACAGTAAATCGTTATCGGTTTGAAGATGATCCCCTGCAGGCCAACTCCATCAAATCCATGCTGGCCACCTTTACCATAACCAATCGCTTGCTTGGCGACATAGTCTATCTGCCTTACGGCCAGAACTTTCTTTTTACCAGCTCAACCACCAGCAGGATTGACTTTTTCGCCCGGGAGATGTACGTGACCGAGGGCCTCGAACCTGAGGAATTTTTATCAGAGCTTTACTCCTTGAAGCACTTGAAAGCGTATTCAGTGGAGCGCTACAAGAATGAGAAGGGGCTGGTGATTGCCATTCCCCTGGTTTCCGACTACGCAACAGTAAGCGGGGTCTGCCTGTTCTTCATCGCCGATTCCACCCTGGAAGCGATGATACACAGCAAGCTTTCCCAATACAGAGCCCGTCTGCAGTTGCATGCCGATGATGATTCCCTCTTATTCCAATCCTCCGCTTCTGATGAGCCAATGCCTGATCAAGCGATTACCTTCTCTGTGTCATCGAACGTGGCTCCTTGGGCCTATACGGTCCACATTCCCCAAGAACAAGCACTCTTGGATGATTTGAATCGACTCTCCGGCTTGCAGCAGACCAGCACCTTGATCGTGGTGCTTGCTGTTTCAGTTCTCATATTCTTTCTCATGTTCATCAACTATACGCCGATCAAGCGACTGCAGAAACTTGCGGGAAATCTTGCCGATGCCAACCCTGCCGCCCGAAAGCTTGGTGAGCTGGAGGAGATTGCAAGCACCTTGGATTATCTGAAGAACCAGAATACCTCGCTTGTGATGAAACTGGAAAAAAGCCGGGAATCAGAACACAACATCGTGTTGCAAAGGTTGTTGAGCGGCAGGTACAAGACCATTAAGGCCTTTAATGTGGATGCATCCGAGCTGAGTATTGAGTTTCAGTACCCGCAGTTCCTGGTTGCTTGCATCCAACTGCAGGAAACCAACCGGGATAGTGATGAATTGGCCCAATTGATGCGTGATGAGCTGCCCGAGGAATTAAACTGCTACTATGTGTTCACCCCGATTCCAGACCGGATCTATTTCATCAATAGTGTAAGGACCGAGGATTTCGTATGCATACCCGCCTTCTATGAGGGCATGCGAAAGACCATAGAGGCACAAACCGGATTGAGTCTGACCGTCGGCCTTGGTTCTCTGGTCGAAGGAGCGATCGATATTCCCCGTTCCTTCCTGGAAGCACGTACGGCATTGGATTATCGGTTTGTCAAAGGGAAGAATACAACCATAATTTTTGACGAGGTGTGCAAGTCTGTAAGCTATTCGGTATCCTATCCCCACACCCTGTTGGACCAATTGCATGTTTCGCTGAAAGCGCGTAATGAAGAAGCAATTGAGAGCAGGACGGCTGAACTCATTGCGTTTCTCGTGCAGGATACGATTCCTCTCTTTTTAGCGAAGAGCATCTCCTTTGATATGATCACCCTTTTCTTCGATCATCTGCCGGCTTCCGTACAATCGGCTGAGGATTCTCAGCGGGAATTCTTCCTGCTCAGCGATATTGACACCATCGATGAAGTGGTGCAAATCGTAGAGTCGGTGAAGGATAAGCTTTTACATATGGAAAAGCTTGAACATACCGAGGATTCCCAGGCGTTGCTCAAGGATATCACCGAGTACATCAAGGTGCATTGCTTTGAATGCAACTTCACCATGCTGCAGGTATCGGATGCTTTTTCCATGCAATTGCCCAACCTGAGCCTGTTTTTCAAGGAACATACCCAGCTCAATCTGCTGGATTACGTAACCGCACTCCGCATGCATGCAGCCAAGCAGTTGTTGTCGGAAACAGACCTTCCGCTCAAGGATGTCAGTTTGCAAATCGGATACTATAATATCTCAAGCTTTATTCGTAGATTCAAGCAGCTGAATGGGATAACCCCCGGGGACTATCGCAAGATACATAAGGGGATGCAAAGAAAACCAAAGAGTCCGGATGAGAATCTTGTATAGAAGTTTTTTCGTGTGAATCGAAAAAAAACCAAGATTGTCAGCAAAAATTTGCATGTACGGCCTCCTATGACCATGCAAAACTGGATACAGAGAAAATCCATTAGGAGGGATCTATGAAAAAGTTAATGGTCGTAATGTGCTTGGCACTCGTCCTCGTTGCTCCTGTCTTCGCCCAAGGGCAAGGTGAGAGTAAAGGTGTTGAAATCGGATGCGCAATCTACAAGTTCGATGACACCTTCATGACCGGTGTCCGCAATGCCATCACCGCCGCTGCCGCCGAGACTGATGCAAAGGTTGAGGTCGTCGATTCCATGAACATCCAGGCCACTCAGAATGAGAAGGTCGACCTGTTCATCACCAAGGGAATGAAAGCCATGCAGATCAACCCTGTCGACCGCACCGCCGCCGGTGTCATCATCGACAAGGCTAAGAAAGCCAACATTCCCGTAGTATTCTTCAACCGTGAACCGCTGGCTGAGGATATGGCAAAGTGGGACAAGATCTACTACGTTGGGGCTCGTGCTGAAGAGTCCGGTACCATGAGTGGTCAGATCATCGCCGACTATTGGAAGGCCAACAAGTCCATGGACAAGAATGGCGACGGCGTTCTGCAGTATGTCATGCTCAAGGGCGAACCCGGCCACCAGGACGCAGAGCTGCGCACTGAATACTCCATCAAGAATCTGCAGGACAACGGAATCAAGGTGCAGAAGCTTGCTGAAGACACCGGCATGTGGGATCGTGTAAAGGGCCAGGAAAAGATGGCCGCTTTCATCGCCAGCCAGGGCGACAAGATTGAAGCAGTCTTTGCAAACAATGATGACATGGCTCTTGGTGCAATCGAAGCCCTTAAGGCTGCCGGTTACTTCAAGGACGGAAAGTTCATGCCTGTCGTTGGTGTTGACGCCACCGCTCCTGCTCTCCAGGCTCTCGAAGAAGGCACTCTGCTGGGCACCGTCCTCAACGACGCTGTCAACCAGGGCCGTGCAACCTTCATGCTCTCGTATGATTTGGCAAGGGGAATCACCCCCACCGATGCTTCCATCGGCTACAAGATTACTGATGGAAAGTACGTATGGGTTCCCTACCAGAAGGTCACCAAGGAGAACTACAAGCAGTTCAAATAACGTTTGAAATGCAGGAATTCCCCCTCCGGGTTGCTCGATGATCCGGAGGGTTTTTTAAAGGGACTACACCCCGGGAAAGCCGGGGAGGCGAGGGAAGTCATGTATGTATTAGAAATGAACCATGTTTCCAAGGCGTTCCCCGGCGTAAAGGCTTTGGACGACGTGAGCTTGAAAGTAAGGCCGGGAACAGTGCATGCCTTGATGGGAGAGAATGGAGCAGGCAAGTCCACCTTGATGAAGTGCCTGTTCGGCTTGTACTCCATGGATGAGGGTGATATAGCCTTCAATGGGCAGCCCGTCAACATTGCCAGTGTCAAAGAGGCACTGAACCTGGGAATCTCCATGATTCACCAGGAACTCCATCTCATACCCTACCGGTCGGTGATGGAAAATATTTGGCTCGGCCGGTACCCACGTATCGGGGGATCGAAGAGCCCCGTTGTGGATCACAAGAAAATGTACGAGATGACCGCTTCCTTGTTGAAGGAGCTCAATCTCACCACCATACAGCCGACCGATTTGCTGCGTACGCTCTCCGTCTCCAAGGCCCAGAGTGTCGAGATTGCAAAGGCGGTCTCCTATGAATCAAAAATCATCATCATGGATGAACCGAGCTCCTCCCTGACGGAGAATGAGGTTGAACATCTGTTCACCATCATCCGCTCTCTAAGGGATCGCGGGGTTGCGATCATCTACATTTCCCATAAAATGGAAGAAATCTTGAAGATTTCCGACGAAGTGACCATCATGCGTGACGGCAAATATGTCGGTACCTGGCCCTCCAGCGAACTGACCACCGCCACCATCATCAAGAGAATGGTAGGTCGTGACCTGACTCATCGGTTCCCGTCGGCTGAGAGCAACATCGGCTCTGAATTACTCAGGGTTGAAAATTACACCTCGCCGAACCCCAGAAGCTTCAAGGATGTTTCCTTCACCCTGCATAAAGGCGAGATTTTGGGAATCGGCGGTTTGGTCGGAGCCCAACGCACCGAAGTCATGGAGGCCGTTTTCGGTTTGAGGCTCCACAGTGAAGGAACGTTGTACCTGAAGGGCAAGCCGGTGCACTGCAACAATGCCTATGATGCCAAGAGACTGGGGATGGCCCTGCTCACCGAGGAGCGTAGAGCGACGGGAATTTTCCCTGTTCTGTCTGTGCAGGAGAACTTGGTAATTGCCAACATTGCCTCATATGTGAACAAGAGCGGGCTTCTCAATGCCGCAAAGATGGCTGAGGACACCAAGAAGAGCATCAAGGATTTGGATATCAAGACGCCGTCGGCGAGAACCTTGATCAAGAGCCTGAGCGGCGGAAACCAGCAGAAAGTGCTTTTTGCCCGTTGGTTGCTCACCACCCCTGAGATTCTCATTCTTGACGAACCGACGCGTGGTATCGACGTCGGGGCCAAGTATGAGATTTATGTCATCATGCGAGAGCTTGCAGCACAAGGCAAGGGCGTGATTATGATCAGCAGTGAGATGCCGGAACTCTTGGGTATGACCGATCGAATCGTAGTCATGAGTGAAGGTCGTGTGGCGGGTGTCGTGGACAGCAAGAAAACAAGCCAGGAAGAGATTATGGAACTGGCGACAAAGTACGTCGGGTAGGGGGAAAGCATGCAAGGCATTGGTAAATCGATATTGAATAAAAAAAGTCTGAAGCAGTTCGTCATGGACAAGGCAATTTTTCTTGTACTGCTGATGCTGGTCATCGTGATCGCCATCATCAATCCGCGCATCCTGCGCCTTCAGGTGCTTCGGGATATCCTGATGATGAGCTCGACGAAAATCATCATGGCCTTGGGCATGATGTTTGTCATCCTTACCGGTGGTGTCGACCTCGGCGGTGGACGTTTGGTCGGTATGGCTGCAGTTGTGTCCGCCTCCATGCTGCAGACTGCAGATTACGTCAGGCGTTTTTACCCTGACCTGGGCCAGATTCCCATCATCCTCCCGATTCTGCTTGCAGTATTTGTTGGAACACTCTTTGGAATGATGAACGGTCTGATTGTTGCAAAATTCAAGGTTCCGGCCTTCATTGCAACCCTCTCCTCGATGTTGATCATCTACGGCATCAACTCCATCTACTTCAACATGCCTCCAAACAACAGCCAGCCCATCGGAGGACTGAGGGCCGACTTCACCTACCTTGGCTCAGGTTCCATCGGATTTGTTCCTGTCATCGTCATCTTCGCCGCCCTTGTTTCAATCATCGTCTGGTTCGTGTTGAACAAGACTGTTTTCGGCAAGAACGTGTATGCTGTGGGCGGCAATCCCGAGGCGGCGGCGGTCTCCGGCATCAATATCACCAAGACGCTGGTGGGCCTCTTCGGTGTCTGTGGATTCCTCATCTCCCTCTCCGGCGTTCTGGAAGCCGCCCGTACGGGAGGAGCGACCAACAACTATGGAAACGGCTATGAGCTCGATGCCATTGCATCCTGCGTCGTGGGTGGTGTTTCCACCACCGGTGGCGTGGGGACGGTGAGCGGAGTCATCGCCGGCGTAATCATCTTCAGCTTCATCAACTATGGTCTGACCTTCATCGGGGTGAACCCATACTGGCAGAACATCATCAAGGGCGTCATCATTGTATCGGCGGTTTCTTTCGATATAAGGAAATACGTCCAGAAGAAGTAGTCATGCATCCCTTCCACGTATTGAGGCAGGAGTAATCCTGCCTCTTTTCATGCATCAAGCACACTGGCAAAAATCAATTGGATTGGGTACCATGGAAGCACTATTGAGCACCGAAAGGAGTACCCATGAAACCCATAGTAATAAACTCGCCTTCTTTGGCAAACTGCAATCTGTTGGAGTTGAAGGACAACGTCCAGGAACTGGTCGATGCCGGCGTCACCTGGATGCATATTGATTTGATGGATGGCCATTATGTGCCGAACCTCTATTTTCCCATCCGTATAGTCTCTGATTTGAAGGCTGCATACCCTCAGCTGACCCTCGATGTGCATATGATGGTAACCAATCCGATGGATTACATCCAAAGGCTTGCCGATGCAGGGGCCGACTACCTCAGCTTCCACTCGGACAGCACAAACTTTGTCATCAGGACCTTGGAGACGATCCGAAAGAGCGGTATAAAAAGCGGCATCCTGGTAAATCCATCCCAAAGTGTCAGAAGCATCGAGCCGTATGTGGACTTGCTGGACATGGTCACCCTGATGGCTGTTGAACCCGGTTTTGCAGGACAGCAGTTCATGAGTCGTACACTCAAACGGGTCGAAGGGCTGGCAACGGTGCGTAAAGAGAGCGGACAGGACTTCTTGATCAACGTGGACGGGGCGATCAACTACCCCAATCTCACTCCCTGCATCGTTCGGGGGGCGAATGTCATCGTCACCGGGATTTTCACCATCTTCAAACAGCCTGATGGCATTACTGCAGCATGCAAGCGCTTTGATGCTGAAGTGGCGAACGCCCTGAAGGCCGGTTGGATAGGGGATGCATATTAAGAAGAGATGGGTGAGGCAGGCTTGATCCTGCCTCGATATACTCATTGGAATGTCTGGAACAACAACCTCTGATGCTCCTCGCTGAACATCGACTCCTTGGTCACCAGGTCGAAGTCGACCAGCTTTCGGGCAGGCTTGTTGCCATTTAGCAAGTCGATGGCTGCCATCACCGAGCGATAGCCGAGGTTGAAGGAGTTCACCACCACCAAGGCATCGATTACACCCTTCTCCAGAAGCTGGATTTCAAACTGCGTTGTTCCAAATGCAATGAAATGAATATTCGATGAGTCACCCAGTGCATTGGCCACCCCATGGGCGGTGTACTCCTCCAAGGCAAAGACAAGATTGATTGAAGGATCGCTTAGTAAAGCATTGCGCGTAATGTCACGAGCGATTGCTTCATCGGTAAAGCTGTACGTTGCACTGATGATTCTTGCGTTTGCCCGTTCGGAGAATGCTTGCACCAAGGACTCCACCAGATTTGTCATGCTGGTGGTATTCGGCATGGACCCGATGACCAGGGCATTGATCGGCTCACCCTCGGGAAAATGGGTGAATGCATGTTCGGCCATCGCCTTGCCGATCTGTCGGTAATCGGCGGTGATCAGGAAATCCCCGCTCTGGTTGCGCAGCGCGGTATCGGCGAGTACCACCTTGATGCCCGAGCTCCGTGCCTTTGCAACCACATCCTCAAGCCGGGTATAATGGCTTGGCGAGAGCACTATCGCATCGAATTGTTGGTCTATAGCCCTCTGAACGGCACTGATTTGTCCCTCGTAGTCGGATTCATTTACCGGTGCAAGGAACTCAAGGACCGCTCCGGTGGAGCTGCGGGCGCTACGGGCACCGTTCTTCAGGGCCCCCCAGAATTCGCCTCCCTGCATCATGGTAATGACGGCAATGCGATAGGAGGTATTGGCTTCACTCTTCTTATTCGAGCAGCCAACCAGAAGAGAAAGGATGATAAGCATCAGGATGCATCGTCTCATGATTGCACCACCTTGATCGGTTGGATCGGACTCTGTTCGGGAATGACCAGTCTGACCAGCGTCCCCACATCCAGCTCACTGGAAAGCTCCAGGCCGTAATCCGAACCATAGTAGAGTTGGATTCGCTGATGGACATTCCTTACCCCGATGCCGACTCCCTTGGGGTGATATCCGTCGAAACTGAGGATGGTGGCCAGCTTCTGTTCATCCATCCCCACCCCGTTGTCACGCACCTCGATGACCACGGCCCCGGGTTTTCTCTTGAACACCTTGATATCGATATGGCCCATCTCCTGCAGGTACTTGATCCCATGGTAGATGGCGTTCTCTACGATCGGCTGAATGATGAGCTTGATGGTCGGTAGGTTCTCCATCCCCTCTTCCATGGTGATGGAGAACTCAAACTTGTCCTGATAGCGGATCTGCTGGATGATCAAGTAGTTGCGGACATGCTCAAGCTCCTCGGCAAGGGTGATGATGTCCCGTCCCTTGCTGATGGAAATGCGGAAGAGCTTTGCCAGAGCGGTGATCATGGTGATCACCCCTTCGGTATCGTTCTGTTCGGCCATCCAGACCACCGAATCGAGGGTGTTGTAGAGGAAGTGGGGATTGATCTTCGCCTGCAGTGCATCCAGCTCGAACTTTCGCTTCATCTCCTGGCTTGTCACAATGTCGTCCATCAGCTCTCGGATGCGTTTGACCATCACCGCAAAGGTCTGCGACAGGGCCGCAACCTCCTGGTTTCCTCCCACCGTCGGCGGAGCGGAGAAGTCCCCGCGTTCCACACTGTTCATCAACCTGTCGAGTTCCCTGATGGGCCGGCTGATATAGGCCGACACCGTACGTGCCAGAATAATGGTGATGACAATGCAGAAACCCAGGACGATGAGCATGACGGTAGTATACTGGTCCAAGCCCGCCATCAGCTCGTCCATGAATGCCACCCCGACAATTCGCCAACGGGCATTGTTCACCGTATCGATGATGACCAGGCGCTGCCTTCCCTCGAAAGTGTTCGTAAAGGTGCCGAAAATATACTCTTGGGCGGAATCGAGGTCTTCGTTGAATAAGTTGGAGTTGATCAGTTGCTGGTACGGGTGGTACACGATTTTGCCGTTGTTGTCGATGAAATACACGTATCCTGTTGCTCCAAGCTTGGCGCTCTGGCTCAGTTCACTGACCGTCCTGAAGTTCATGTCGATCAACAGAAGACCTTGGCTGAGCTCTCCTTCCTCATTGGTGTAGCTGATCTGCTGGCTGTAGGTGATGACCCAAGGATAGCTGGAGGTAAAGAGTTGCTGGACATGAGGACCGGTGAAATAAAAGTTGCCCTCTCCACCCAAAGCCCTGGTGAACCACGTCTGTTTGGCAATCTCAGTCGCATCTCTTCGGGGGGCATCGGTGGTGGAAAGCAGTACATTGCCCTCCAAGTCGAACAGCAGCAGGCAGACGATGTCCTGGCGGCTGTCGACGATTGAGGAGAGCCTCCTCTCGATCTCGGTCCGGGAGAGCTCATTGGTCTGCTTGGAAAGATCTCGGGCGTAGCCGGCGATGGTCAGTATATCGTTTGTGTAATAGTTGAGGTTGGCATTTACCTGTCTGACGATTTCCCTGGTGGAGACGGTGGCATTCTCGCGGATGGTTGAGGAGAACTGGCTGTACAGGATGGCGGAGATGAGCAGCGTGAAGGAGATGGAAACAAAGGCGATGGCGAAGGTGAGTATGGTTTTAATGGAGTGAGGATGATTGGGCTTGCTCATCGGTTTCCCTGCCGAAATTGGGAGGGAGAGAGACCTACATGCCGTTTGAAGCAGAAGCTGAAGTAGTTGGGCTCGGCAAAGCCTACCGCTTGTGCTATCTCATAGGTCTTTCCCTCGGTCTTGACGAGCAGCTCTTTCGCCCTGTCCATTCTCAAGCCAGTCAAATACTGTACAAAGCTGATGCCGACCTCCTTCTTGAAGGTGGAGCTGAAATAGGAAGTGCTCACCCCGATCATTTCACAAATCTCTTCCAGCCCGAATCCGGGTTCTGTGAAGTGCTTTGCGATCAAGGCCTTGGCCTGGCCGATGAACTGGATATGAGACTGAGCCCTTTGTCCGGCGATCAATTGCCGTACCAAATGGCAAAGGCGGATGAAGTAGCGCCTGGCTTTTCCCAGTGTTGAGAGGGTTGCAAGCTCGGAGAAGAGGTTTCTGCCTTCACCCTCAACCACTGAAAAGAGGGTATGCCCGTATGAGTGTGTGAGGTCTTGAAGCAGGAAGGCAAGTTCCAACAGCAGTGCCTGCATCTGTTCCAGGCTCAGGGAGGCAAGCTGCTCTCCGAGCAGTTGGTTCACCGCTTCGGTCACCTGTTCCTCGCTGCCCAATTTAACAGCAACCAGTACGTTGGCCTTCAGCTCTTCCAGTTGCTGTTGATGCTCCTCGACCGGCAGCTTCTCCAAGTCACTGATGAACAACAGCGATTGCTCGGGGTAACAGGAGCTGTAGTTGAGGGCTGTCAGCGCCTGATGATACGACTGCTTGATAGCCGAAGGGGAGTGTACGAGGTTTCCCACTCCAAGGACAGCCTGGAAGGAGTACTTCTGCAGGTATGCCTGCAACTGCTCGGCTTTACGGTAGGTTTGTTTACGGAACACTGAATCGTAATGGTCCTGGCCGTGGCTTTGGGAGCTGAAAATAATGACAATCTGGTTCTCGAATTGGAAGAGCAATACTCCATCGTCCTTTTTCACTACTTGTTCAACAATCTCAAACATGGCCATCGACTGCAACGGGTCGTCCATCACATGGTCGGTTTCGATGACGGCTACCATGAATTCATCCTTGCTCAGATTGAATCCATACTCGGCTGCCTTGGACAACAAGGCGGCATCGGAGGATGGGTGTACTGTAGTCAACAATGAAACCAGAAACTTCTCCCTGATAAGCGGGAGGGCCTGTTGATACGCCTGATTGAGTCTGTCCTGGTCCTGGATGCGCTTGATCTCCTCATCCAAATGTTTGCCAAGACGCTTGAGCAGATTGCACAAGTCCTCGACCGAAACAGGTTTGAGTACATATTCACTGACATCGTAACGCATCGCCTGTTGTGCATAGGTGAATTCGTCATACCCACTGAGGATGACCAATGTCGTCGTCGGATGGGAGATGCGGATCTTCTGGATGAGTTCGATTCCATCGAGGTAGGGCATCCTGATATCGGTGATTACGACATCGGGATGCAGCTCCTCGATCAACTCCAAAGCCTCGATGCCGTTTCCGGCCTCGCCCACCACACAGAAATTGTAGCGTTCCCATGGGGTGCGGCTGCGAATCCCCTCTCGTACTGCTGTCTCATCGTCAACCAAAAGAATCGTATACGCCATAGGATATATGGTAGTGGCAAAGGCCCGGCGACGCAAGAAAATTACCCGTTGCACCACCAATCGAACATCACAGAGGTGGAACGGTTCATCTCTTCCATGAAGGCCGAGGTATGTTTTCTGAGGTAGTAGTAATCGGCAAGGGTTCCCGTGTTTTCGTAGGGAAGCGACCGGCTCCTGCGTCGGTCTTCTTCATGGAGTTCGTACGCTCTTTCCAGCTGCTCGATATGAGGTTCCTCATAACGGTCCGTCATGAAGACGGCATCCTGGGGACATCGAGGAGTCAGCTTGACCGGACCTTTGCCCTTGGGATAGCCGAAGATGAGCATGCAGGCTGGAATTGTGTACTGCCTGAGGTCGAGAAGACTCCTGAGTTGTTCAAAATTCTCGATGACATCGCCGATGTAACACGATCCGATACCCAGGGCTTCTGCACCAACCACGGCATTCTGCGCAGCAATGATGGCATCCTGCATGCAAAGATGCAGATCTCCCAGACCCGGTTTTCTATAGGCGGCAAGGCCCGCCTCATCGGCACGCTCTACTGCACCGCTCTCATGAAAGTAGTTGACCCACTTCTGCATATCGGCGAGGAACACCCACACCAAAGGAGCTTTCTCGATCATGCTCTGTTCGTCGCAGATACGGGCGAGCTGCTCTTTCTTAGAGGGATCCTGGACCTCGACGATGGAATAGAGGGCCATATTGCCTGCTGTAGGAGCACGCAGGGTGGTTTCTTTGAGAAGGGTGAGCACTTCCGGTTCAATTGCACGGTCTTCAAAGGCGCGTACCGATCGACGGTTGTTCAATAGCTGTAAAGTTTCTTGCATGCGTTGAGTATAGGACAAAGTATGCCCTTCTTCCAGAGAAGATATACAAATTGCAGAGTATCGGATATCCTAATCCTATGAAGAGCGTGAAAGCCTACCGATATCGATACTTGA
Proteins encoded:
- a CDS encoding cache domain-containing sensor histidine kinase; the protein is MSKPNHPHSIKTILTFAIAFVSISFTLLISAILYSQFSSTIRENATVSTREIVRQVNANLNYYTNDILTIAGYARDLSKQTNELSRTEIERRLSSIVDSRQDIVCLLLFDLEGNVLLSTTDAPRRDATEIAKQTWFTRALGGEGNFYFTGPHVQQLFTSSYPWVITYSQQISYTNEEGELSQGLLLIDMNFRTVSELSQSAKLGATGYVYFIDNNGKIVYHPYQQLINSNLFNEDLDSAQEYIFGTFTNTFEGRQRLVIIDTVNNARWRIVGVAFMDELMAGLDQYTTVMLIVLGFCIVITIILARTVSAYISRPIRELDRLMNSVERGDFSAPPTVGGNQEVAALSQTFAVMVKRIRELMDDIVTSQEMKRKFELDALQAKINPHFLYNTLDSVVWMAEQNDTEGVITMITALAKLFRISISKGRDIITLAEELEHVRNYLIIQQIRYQDKFEFSITMEEGMENLPTIKLIIQPIVENAIYHGIKYLQEMGHIDIKVFKRKPGAVVIEVRDNGVGMDEQKLATILSFDGYHPKGVGIGVRNVHQRIQLYYGSDYGLELSSELDVGTLVRLVIPEQSPIQPIKVVQS
- a CDS encoding response regulator — its product is MAYTILLVDDETAVREGIRSRTPWERYNFCVVGEAGNGIEALELIEELHPDVVITDIRMPYLDGIELIQKIRISHPTTTLVILSGYDEFTYAQQAMRYDVSEYVLKPVSVEDLCNLLKRLGKHLDEEIKRIQDQDRLNQAYQQALPLIREKFLVSLLTTVHPSSDAALLSKAAEYGFNLSKDEFMVAVIETDHVMDDPLQSMAMFEIVEQVVKKDDGVLLFQFENQIVIIFSSQSHGQDHYDSVFRKQTYRKAEQLQAYLQKYSFQAVLGVGNLVHSPSAIKQSYHQALTALNYSSCYPEQSLLFISDLEKLPVEEHQQQLEELKANVLVAVKLGSEEQVTEAVNQLLGEQLASLSLEQMQALLLELAFLLQDLTHSYGHTLFSVVEGEGRNLFSELATLSTLGKARRYFIRLCHLVRQLIAGQRAQSHIQFIGQAKALIAKHFTEPGFGLEEICEMIGVSTSYFSSTFKKEVGISFVQYLTGLRMDRAKELLVKTEGKTYEIAQAVGFAEPNYFSFCFKRHVGLSPSQFRQGNR
- a CDS encoding nitroreductase family protein; translated protein: MQETLQLLNNRRSVRAFEDRAIEPEVLTLLKETTLRAPTAGNMALYSIVEVQDPSKKEQLARICDEQSMIEKAPLVWVFLADMQKWVNYFHESGAVERADEAGLAAYRKPGLGDLHLCMQDAIIAAQNAVVGAEALGIGSCYIGDVIENFEQLRSLLDLRQYTIPACMLIFGYPKGKGPVKLTPRCPQDAVFMTDRYEEPHIEQLERAYELHEEDRRRSRSLPYENTGTLADYYYLRKHTSAFMEEMNRSTSVMFDWWCNG